TCACCCCCAGCCGGTCGTACCGCACCCGCATCCGCCGCAGGCCCTTGATCCAGCCGATCGTCCGCTCCACCACCCAGCGGACCTTGCCCAGCCCGCTGCCGTGCGGTGTCCGACGCTTGGCGATGTGCGGCTCGATGCCCATCCAACGCAGTAACGCCCTCGTCCCCTCGCTGTCGTAGCCCCGGTCGGCATACAGGTCATCCGGCAACTGCTTCGGCCTGCCCGGTTTGCCGGCGACGCTCGGGAAGTCGAGCACCAGCGGGATGATCTGGCGGTGGTCGCTCTCGTTGGCCCCGGCGGTGCGGATCGCCAGCGGCACTCCGGTGCGACTGACCATCACCGTGTGCTTCGTGCCCTTCCTGCTGCGGTCGACGGGGCTCGGGCCGGTCGCCTCGCCGCCGCCGAAGGCCCGCACCGTCACGCCGTCGACGACCACCGTGTCGGTCTCCAGCTTGCCAGCCTTGCGGAGCAGCCTCAGCAGGTCGGCATGGAGGCGGTCCCAGATGCCGGCCTCCTCCCAGGCCCGCAGCCGGCGATGGGCGGTGCGACCTGAGCAGCCGAGTTCCTGCGGGACATCCTCCCAGCGATTGCCGGTGGCCAGGACGAACCAGATGACACGCAGGGCGACCCGGTGCCCGATCGGCGGACGCCCGCCGTAGGGGCCGATGGCCGGTTCCGGCGGCAGGTGGTG
The Tautonia plasticadhaerens DNA segment above includes these coding regions:
- a CDS encoding IS5 family transposase, yielding MASAHMPDEFFDLVAHHLPPEPAIGPYGGRPPIGHRVALRVIWFVLATGNRWEDVPQELGCSGRTAHRRLRAWEEAGIWDRLHADLLRLLRKAGKLETDTVVVDGVTVRAFGGGEATGPSPVDRSRKGTKHTVMVSRTGVPLAIRTAGANESDHRQIIPLVLDFPSVAGKPGRPKQLPDDLYADRGYDSEGTRALLRWMGIEPHIAKRRTPHGSGLGKVRWVVERTIGWIKGLRRMRVRYDRLGVIQDAWTTLAACVICFRILHQDVM